In Carassius gibelio isolate Cgi1373 ecotype wild population from Czech Republic chromosome B20, carGib1.2-hapl.c, whole genome shotgun sequence, the following are encoded in one genomic region:
- the LOC127983377 gene encoding GRB2-associated and regulator of MAPK protein 2-like isoform X1, which translates to MEKLSASINGLSWSSVSLPLDVIVSKFRLPTLVRLSHGENVEGLSEDDVILLHSCRQWTTVTAHSLEEGHYVIGPKIDIPLQYQGKFKLLDQDRDVREPVQYFGSVEEIAGIFPDRVFVMEPITFSVKVVSGEFTEDSELYNFSLQAGDELTLMGQAELLCVQSTREKSRLTALLRRLGKAGGALGRPVRTKMPCLICMNHRTNESISLPFQCRGRFCTRSPQELQMQGGEHTVRSIIERVRLPVNVSVPSRPPRNPYDLHVIREGHRYKLLSIISKTVVLCCILRKEEVTPSHFLLLTDMPRFTLPEGLLCTDASYQQVVLQCALRCQESFDPDNYSRAVREVKTDFSEECLSPRRIRVCVQGYGRDELGTSLQRLSLCVYGGGAVTHTISHGCRDSLGDSHTLPSSDGEEREYVTPDWSTEAQEIPYEEVWTNQSSGGFGVTSESAVKAEHNLISFHSTTTSLDGMVGSTHVAMVQMEAGRVSGVSTPPPVPPKSEAVKEECRFLNAPPVPPRCAKGPAPSSPVPTRMRITPPTQTLNPNLSFYSSGLQESSAPRSGSNSPSPDSYSLYCYPCTWADCVTSDPSVSPDPAQPAQACWSHPRGGGAYTSNILNTPLLSTDSAHKNYSTCPRPRPVAQNRFAPFGALNPFANPGHTHASSDWLTPTDRNSPTLIPDLISSTPKEPQANQGGSEGGPETPPRPVKSLEEDTVIADPASGSVTMVKGAEGGAGSSWRPPAELCWLSVEEVSSSLRFIGLSDDVIGLFSRERIDGSIFTQLTEEILSEDFKLTKLHVKKIMQFIKGWRPKI; encoded by the exons gTGAGAATGTGGAGGGTCTTTCGGAGGACGATGTGATTTTACTTCACTCCTGCAGACAGTGGACCACCGTCACTGCCCACAGTCTGGAGGAGGGGCATTATGTGATCGGACCCAAAATAGACATCCCACTGCAGTATCAAG GGAAGTTTAAGTTACTGGATCAGGATCGGGATGTTCGTGAGCCGGTTCAGTACTTTGGAAGCGTGGAGGAAATCGCAGGAATCTTTCCTGATCGCGTGTTCGTCATGGAGCCCATCACATTCAGCGTTAAG GTGGTTTCTGGGGAGTTTACAGAGGACAGTGAGTTGTATAATTTCTCTCTGCAGGCGGGAGATGAATTAACCCTCATGGGCCAGGCAGAACTACTCTGCGTCCAATCGACTCGCGAGAAATCCCGCCTGACTGCGCTGCTACGAAGACTGGGCAAAGCAGGCGGAGCTCTGGGACGTCCCGTCCGCACCAAGATGCCTTGTTTGATATGCATGAACCATCGGACCAACGAGAGCATCAGTCTGCCGTTCCAGTGCCGCGGGCGGTTCTGCACGCGTTCGCCGCAGGAGCTGCAGATGCAGGGAGGTGAACACACCGTGCGCAGCATCATCGAGCGCGTGCGTTTGCCTGTGAATGTGTCCGTGCCGTCGCGACCTCCTCGTAACCCATATGACCTGCACGTGATCCGCGAGGGCCATCGATATAAACTCCTCAGCATCATCAGTAAAACTGTCGTTCTCTGCTGCATACTTCGCAAAGAGGAAGTCACACCTTCTCACTTTCTGTTATTAACGGACATGCCGCGCTTCACTCTGCCAGAGGGTTTATTGTGTACAGACGCTTCctaccagcaggtggtgctacaGTGCGCTCTGCGTTGCCAGGAAAGCTTCGATCCGGACAATTACTCGCGTGCTGTTCGTGAGGTAAAGACAGACTTCTCTGAGGAGTGTCTTAGTCCGCGGCGGATTCGCGTGTGCGTTCAGGGCTACGGACGCGACGAGCTCGGGACGTCCCTGCAGAGACTGTCTCTGTGCGTCTATGGAGGCGGAGCCGTCACACACACTATCTCACATGGCTGCAGAGACTCGCTGGGCGACTCACACACGCTGCCCTCTAGTGACGGAGAGGAGCGAGAATACGTCACGCCTGATTGGTCGACGGAGGCGCAGGAAATTCCGTACGAGGAGGTCTGGACCAATCAGAGTTCTGGAGGTTTCGGGGTGACGTCTGAGAGTGCAGTGAAGGCGGAGCATAACCTCATATCCTTCCACTCCACTACTACGTCATTGGATGGAATGGTGGGCTCCACCCACGTCGCCATGGTGCAGATGGAGGCAGGGAGAGTGTCGGGAGTATCGACTCCACCTCCTGTCCCACCCAAATCTGAAGCT GTGAAAGAGGAGTGTCGTTTCTTAAATGCTCCTCCTGTTCCGCCCCGCTGTGCTAAAGGCCCCGCCCCCAGCTCTCCAGTCCCCACCCGCATGCGTATAACTCCGCCCACACAAACACTCAACCCAAACCTCTCATTTTATTCCTCTGGACTGcaagaaag TTCTGCTCCTCGTAGTGGCAGCAACTCTCCATCACCAGACTCGTATTCCTTGTATTGTTACCCCTGCACCTGGGCTGACTGTGTGACCTCCGACCCCAGCGTGAGCCCTGATCCCGCCCAGCCCGCGCAAGCCTGTTGGTCCCATCCACGAGGAGGCGGGGCCTACACCTCCAACATCCTCAATACACCTCTGCTCAGTACAGACTCCGCCCATAAGAACTACTCCACCTGCCCTAGACCCCGGCCAGTGGCGCAAAACCGCTTTGCACCGTTTGGCGCCCTAAACCCCTTTGCCAATCCGGGACACACCCACGCCTCCTCCGATTGGCTCACCCCCACAGATAGGAACTCTCCCACTCTGATACCCGACCTCATTAGCTCCACCCCCAAGGAGCCTCAAGCCAATCAGGGAGGTTCAGAAGGCGGCCCTGAGACTCCACCCAGACCAGTCAAGAGTTTAGAGGAGGACACAGTCATCGCAGATCCCGCCTCTGGATCAGTCACCATGGTGAAGGGGGCAGAGGGCGGGGCCGGGTCATCTTGGCGACCCCCAGCAGAGCTGTGCTGGCTCTCGGTGGAGGAGGTTTCATCCAGTCTGCGGTTCATCGGCCTTTCGGACGACGTGATTGGTCTGTTCAGCCGAGAGAGGATCGACGGCTCTATTTTCACTCAGCTGACGGAGGAAATCTTGTCGGAGGACTTTAAACTCACAAAACTACATGTCAAAAAAATAATGCAGTTCATCAAGGGATGGAGACCCAAGATATGA
- the LOC127983377 gene encoding GRB2-associated and regulator of MAPK protein 2-like isoform X2: protein MEKLSASINGLSWSSVSLPLDVIVSKFRLPTLVRLSHGENVEGLSEDDVILLHSCRQWTTVTAHSLEEGHYVIGPKIDIPLQYQGKFKLLDQDRDVREPVQYFGSVEEIAGIFPDRVFVMEPITFSVKAGDELTLMGQAELLCVQSTREKSRLTALLRRLGKAGGALGRPVRTKMPCLICMNHRTNESISLPFQCRGRFCTRSPQELQMQGGEHTVRSIIERVRLPVNVSVPSRPPRNPYDLHVIREGHRYKLLSIISKTVVLCCILRKEEVTPSHFLLLTDMPRFTLPEGLLCTDASYQQVVLQCALRCQESFDPDNYSRAVREVKTDFSEECLSPRRIRVCVQGYGRDELGTSLQRLSLCVYGGGAVTHTISHGCRDSLGDSHTLPSSDGEEREYVTPDWSTEAQEIPYEEVWTNQSSGGFGVTSESAVKAEHNLISFHSTTTSLDGMVGSTHVAMVQMEAGRVSGVSTPPPVPPKSEAVKEECRFLNAPPVPPRCAKGPAPSSPVPTRMRITPPTQTLNPNLSFYSSGLQESSAPRSGSNSPSPDSYSLYCYPCTWADCVTSDPSVSPDPAQPAQACWSHPRGGGAYTSNILNTPLLSTDSAHKNYSTCPRPRPVAQNRFAPFGALNPFANPGHTHASSDWLTPTDRNSPTLIPDLISSTPKEPQANQGGSEGGPETPPRPVKSLEEDTVIADPASGSVTMVKGAEGGAGSSWRPPAELCWLSVEEVSSSLRFIGLSDDVIGLFSRERIDGSIFTQLTEEILSEDFKLTKLHVKKIMQFIKGWRPKI, encoded by the exons gTGAGAATGTGGAGGGTCTTTCGGAGGACGATGTGATTTTACTTCACTCCTGCAGACAGTGGACCACCGTCACTGCCCACAGTCTGGAGGAGGGGCATTATGTGATCGGACCCAAAATAGACATCCCACTGCAGTATCAAG GGAAGTTTAAGTTACTGGATCAGGATCGGGATGTTCGTGAGCCGGTTCAGTACTTTGGAAGCGTGGAGGAAATCGCAGGAATCTTTCCTGATCGCGTGTTCGTCATGGAGCCCATCACATTCAGCGTTAAG GCGGGAGATGAATTAACCCTCATGGGCCAGGCAGAACTACTCTGCGTCCAATCGACTCGCGAGAAATCCCGCCTGACTGCGCTGCTACGAAGACTGGGCAAAGCAGGCGGAGCTCTGGGACGTCCCGTCCGCACCAAGATGCCTTGTTTGATATGCATGAACCATCGGACCAACGAGAGCATCAGTCTGCCGTTCCAGTGCCGCGGGCGGTTCTGCACGCGTTCGCCGCAGGAGCTGCAGATGCAGGGAGGTGAACACACCGTGCGCAGCATCATCGAGCGCGTGCGTTTGCCTGTGAATGTGTCCGTGCCGTCGCGACCTCCTCGTAACCCATATGACCTGCACGTGATCCGCGAGGGCCATCGATATAAACTCCTCAGCATCATCAGTAAAACTGTCGTTCTCTGCTGCATACTTCGCAAAGAGGAAGTCACACCTTCTCACTTTCTGTTATTAACGGACATGCCGCGCTTCACTCTGCCAGAGGGTTTATTGTGTACAGACGCTTCctaccagcaggtggtgctacaGTGCGCTCTGCGTTGCCAGGAAAGCTTCGATCCGGACAATTACTCGCGTGCTGTTCGTGAGGTAAAGACAGACTTCTCTGAGGAGTGTCTTAGTCCGCGGCGGATTCGCGTGTGCGTTCAGGGCTACGGACGCGACGAGCTCGGGACGTCCCTGCAGAGACTGTCTCTGTGCGTCTATGGAGGCGGAGCCGTCACACACACTATCTCACATGGCTGCAGAGACTCGCTGGGCGACTCACACACGCTGCCCTCTAGTGACGGAGAGGAGCGAGAATACGTCACGCCTGATTGGTCGACGGAGGCGCAGGAAATTCCGTACGAGGAGGTCTGGACCAATCAGAGTTCTGGAGGTTTCGGGGTGACGTCTGAGAGTGCAGTGAAGGCGGAGCATAACCTCATATCCTTCCACTCCACTACTACGTCATTGGATGGAATGGTGGGCTCCACCCACGTCGCCATGGTGCAGATGGAGGCAGGGAGAGTGTCGGGAGTATCGACTCCACCTCCTGTCCCACCCAAATCTGAAGCT GTGAAAGAGGAGTGTCGTTTCTTAAATGCTCCTCCTGTTCCGCCCCGCTGTGCTAAAGGCCCCGCCCCCAGCTCTCCAGTCCCCACCCGCATGCGTATAACTCCGCCCACACAAACACTCAACCCAAACCTCTCATTTTATTCCTCTGGACTGcaagaaag TTCTGCTCCTCGTAGTGGCAGCAACTCTCCATCACCAGACTCGTATTCCTTGTATTGTTACCCCTGCACCTGGGCTGACTGTGTGACCTCCGACCCCAGCGTGAGCCCTGATCCCGCCCAGCCCGCGCAAGCCTGTTGGTCCCATCCACGAGGAGGCGGGGCCTACACCTCCAACATCCTCAATACACCTCTGCTCAGTACAGACTCCGCCCATAAGAACTACTCCACCTGCCCTAGACCCCGGCCAGTGGCGCAAAACCGCTTTGCACCGTTTGGCGCCCTAAACCCCTTTGCCAATCCGGGACACACCCACGCCTCCTCCGATTGGCTCACCCCCACAGATAGGAACTCTCCCACTCTGATACCCGACCTCATTAGCTCCACCCCCAAGGAGCCTCAAGCCAATCAGGGAGGTTCAGAAGGCGGCCCTGAGACTCCACCCAGACCAGTCAAGAGTTTAGAGGAGGACACAGTCATCGCAGATCCCGCCTCTGGATCAGTCACCATGGTGAAGGGGGCAGAGGGCGGGGCCGGGTCATCTTGGCGACCCCCAGCAGAGCTGTGCTGGCTCTCGGTGGAGGAGGTTTCATCCAGTCTGCGGTTCATCGGCCTTTCGGACGACGTGATTGGTCTGTTCAGCCGAGAGAGGATCGACGGCTCTATTTTCACTCAGCTGACGGAGGAAATCTTGTCGGAGGACTTTAAACTCACAAAACTACATGTCAAAAAAATAATGCAGTTCATCAAGGGATGGAGACCCAAGATATGA